The following coding sequences are from one Oncorhynchus clarkii lewisi isolate Uvic-CL-2024 chromosome 20, UVic_Ocla_1.0, whole genome shotgun sequence window:
- the LOC139375849 gene encoding KN motif and ankyrin repeat domain-containing protein 4-like has protein sequence MTDKQNGNGPEAPENRVKGKPPPYSVETPYGFSLDLDFLKYVDDIEKGNTIKRVPIQRRSRGQRPSTLPRNLNLSGHGYQPNAWGSTGALASRSRLPNPHQGYGSWAYDGRSPASPGGYKSVAEMEASIRAFDEQPLGEHIRPNLLRASSLPLTVLLRKGSESTENPASLRSSRDHLRGRDTSTEDIFYSLDRSSNCQSNQDFSGTMRRLNEALEHMGKLEEEVRVIPELKAQIYILQEEREMLRLGLNPKPASRTFSNRAKDHSYVTSDLKRPRKESNLFLANNDVTDDDSNQTHEWRTSTDLDELLTVTSLQAKVAMLEQRLHESSLDLQKATVLLREQQEEGRRNDERMCQLIRNTGDWGRAERVPVVQDEKQTENSSRWVLAGVHGTSIRESLNVEALSTNTVTIRTNRQNPGTQIEDLEDDQVWVSASSFMMEAQANSLGAGQHSSKTVVHCSVREPGLAVPMEHMPQEEAPPGSIDQAVAALHVKRIQCLLEQQWECLCGGTAPEGGKALEHPDPKVNSLQEEMMSLVHTLSSYYIHGSSDREVSQGVPKSIMKRNGSARMSKNLHFAGVNGGFETTPNEDLDRKSHAKEDMSALQQQPEGQPYPGEMAEKLADHGGSNHGYQKEGDPSPGQEMMEGTDPMDQTTQTAEPDKQTDSGGDVEAAEPEEQNKTDKTPEEPMEVEPDPNTDPKQDREAVEGEFIAACHFVSDHMDNMDNPNDEMRRGLVVLFQHWFRVAAEEDSLANTVSVHLREVRTATPSLLPFLVNMADDNGNTVLHYSVSHTNYPIVSLLLDTGVCEVDLQNKAGYTAVMLASLTAPDSSGDMEVVGRLMELGDVNAQASQGGQTALMLAVRHGRGLMVRLLLRCGADTNIQDCQGATALVCACERGHTHIARLLLQAAECDTSVTDRRGRTALSVAQQGSHVDITALLQAHQTHAETSV, from the exons ATGACGGACAAACAAAATG GAAATGGGCCCGAAGCCCCAGAGAATAGGGTGAAGGGGAAGCCTCCTCCGTACTCTGTGGAGACGCCCTATGGCTTCAGCCTGGACCTGGACTTCCTCAAGTACGTTGACGACATCGAGAAGGGCAACACCATAAAGAGGGTCCCCATCCAGCGCCGGAGCAGGGGGCAGAGGCCCAGCACTCTCCCCAGGAACCTCAATCTCTCTGGGCATGGCTACCAGCCTAACGCCTGGGGCTCCACTGGAGCTCTGGCCTCCAGGTCTCGCCTCCCCAACCCCCACCAAGGCTATGGCTCTTGGGCTTATGACGGCAGATCGCCAGCCTCCCCTGGAGGATACAAGTCTGTGGCAGAGATGGAAGCCAGTATCAGGGCCTTTGATGAGCAGCCCTTGGGGGAGCACATCAGGCCCAATCTCCTGCGGGCCTCCAGCCTGCCTCTCACCGTCCTGCTAAGGAAAGGTTCAGAGTCAACTGAGAACCCGGCCAGTCTCCGAAGCTCCAGAGACCATCTCAGAGGAAGGGACACTTCCACGGAAGACATCTTCTACTCCCTGGACCGTTCGTCCAACTGTCAGTCCAACCAGGATTTTTCTGGAACCATGCGCCGACTCAATGAAGCCCTGGAGCACATGGGCAAGCTGGAGGAGGAGGTCCGGGTCATCCCAGAGCTCAAGGCACAGATATACATcctgcaggaggagagggagatgctCCGTCTTGGACTGAACCCCAAACCCGCATCCCGAACCTTCTCCAACAGGGCCAAAGACCACTCTTACGTGACCTCTGACCTCAAAAGACCCAGGAAAGAGAGTAATCTCTTCCTCGCCAACAATGACGTCACCGATGACGACTCTAACCAGACACACGAATGGAGGACAAGCACAGACCTGGATGAGCTTCTCACAGTGACGTCTCTGCAGGCCAAAGTAGCCATGCTGGAGCAGAGGCTTCACGAGAGCAGCCTGGACCTCCAGAAGGCCACCGTGCTACTGAGAGAACAGCAGGAGGAGGGCCGGAGGAACGATGAGAGGATGTGCCAGCTGATCAGGAACACTGGGGACTGGGGGAGAGCAGAAAGAGTCCCTGTGGTGCAAGATGAAAAACAGACTGAGAATTCTTCTCGGTGGGTCTTAGCAGGTGTGCATGGTACATCCATTAGAGAAAGCTTGAATGTAGAAGCTTTGTCGACAAATACAGTGACCATTAGAACAAATAGACAAAACCCAGGCACTCAGATTGAGGACCTAGAAGATGATCAAGTTTGGGTTTCAGCTAGCTCTTTCATGATGGAGGCCCAAGCGAACAGTCTTGGAGCTGGTCAACACAGTTCAAAAACGGTGGTCCATTGCTCCGTCAGAGAACCAGGCCTAGCAGTACCCATGGAGCACATGCCCCAGGAGGAAGCCCCCCCAGGGAGCATAGATCAAGCTGTGGCAGCCCTCCACGTAAAGAGGATCCAGTGTCTCCTGGAACAGCAGTGGGAGTGTCTGTGTGGGGGGACAGCACCAGAGGGGGGCAAGGCCCTGGAGCACCCAGACCCCAAGGTCAATTCACTGCAGGAGGAGATGATGAGTCTGGTTCATACTCTTTCCTCCTACTACATCCATGGATCCAGTGACAGAGAGGTTTCTCAAGGAG TCCCAAAATCCATCATGAAGAGAAATGGGAGTGCTCGGATGTCAAAGAACCTCCACTTTGCTGGTGTGAACGGAGG CTTTGAAACAACACCAAATGAGGATTTGGATCGTAAGAGCCATGCAAAGGAGGACATGTCAGCCCTACAGCAACAACCAGAAGGACAACCTTACCCTGGGGAGATGGCAGAGAAACTTGCAGACCATGGGGGTTCCAACCATGGATACCAGAAAGAGGGAGACCCAAGCCCAGGTCAAGAGATGATGGAAGGAACCGATCCGATGGACCAGACAACTCAAACTGCAgaaccagacaaacagacagatagTGGTGGGGATGTGGAAGCTGCAGAACCAGAGGAACAGAACAAGACAGATAAAACACCAGAGGAACCCATGGAAGTAGAACCAGATCCAAACACAGATCCCAAACAAGACAG GGAGGCTGTAGAAGGGGAGTTCATAGCAGCATGTCATTTCGTCAGCGATCACATGGATAACATGGATAACCCCAATGATGAAATG AGGCGTGGCCTGGTGGTGCTGTTCCAGCATTGGTTCCGGGTGGCGGCTGAGGAGGACTCTCTGGCCAATACGGTGTCTGTGCACCTCAGAGAGGTGAGGACGGCCACGCCGTCGCTCCTCCCCTTCTTAGTTAACATGGCAGACGACAACGGCAACACAGTGCTGCACTACAGCGTGTCTCACACCAACTACCCCATTGTCAGCCTGCTACTGGACACAG GTGTTTGTGAGGTGGATCTTCAGAACAAGGCGGGGTACACAGCGGTGATGCTGGCCTCCCTGACGGCCCCGGACAGCTCTGGGGACATGGAGGTGGTCGGCAGGCTCATGGAGCTGGGGGACGTCAATGCTCAAGCCAGCCAG ggggGTCAAACAGCTCTGATGCTAGCAGTGAGACATGGCCGGGGCCTGATGGTGCGTCTGCTGCTGCGCTGTGGGGCCGACACCAACATCCAGGACTGCCAGGGGGCCACGGCCCTAGTGTGCGCCTGCGAGAGAGGCCACACACACATCGCCCGGCTGCTGTTGCAAGCGGCCGAGTGTGACACCAGCGTCACTGACAGG